A portion of the Thermocladium sp. ECH_B genome contains these proteins:
- a CDS encoding cobalt ABC transporter ATP-binding protein, which translates to MKAVEIEDLSVAYFGRHELALRNVSLSIEEGEFILLTGKTGSGKSTLLNAINGVIPHIISVEMEGSVHVFGQSTRETPLHKLSTMVGTVYQTPENQIFSLIVEDDVAFGLENMAVPRDEMVKRVEDSLRLVNLWSNRSHPTFLLSGGQKQRLAFANALALRPKLLVLDEPTSQLDSVGTEEVFGLIRSLNKDHRLTVIMSEHKLERAINMVDRIVVMDNGSIIMDDEPHKVLKAGIAKYGLEEPQVTLLHKSIQGNSEFMPITVDEFIEVDGQAVKQLDIHDIMHSSGGEPRIIVEDLFFRYEKNSDWVLNGINLMVKSGEFVSVIGPNGSGKSTLMNLISGIYRPQRGKILVAGVDVSRAPRNRLASLVGYVFQDPDYMLFNSTVENEIRFTMNTVGIKDESVFNDVVSMFKLNGLLKESPHRLSVGQRRLVSLAAVLVARPLVLMLDEPTRGLDYDTGETMMSYVKELQSKLGLTVFMVTHNMKQVGEYSDKVIVMNGGRIVMADSAENVFTEALNHKEWAVSPPQVFMVSKLLGLKPFASLRAVMGDAK; encoded by the coding sequence ATGAAGGCTGTTGAGATAGAGGATCTCTCGGTGGCGTATTTCGGAAGACATGAGTTGGCTTTACGCAATGTATCATTATCAATAGAGGAGGGCGAATTCATTCTATTAACGGGGAAAACAGGTTCAGGTAAATCCACGCTTCTAAATGCAATTAATGGCGTGATTCCCCACATAATTAGCGTCGAAATGGAGGGATCAGTTCATGTATTTGGGCAATCCACGCGGGAAACGCCTCTCCATAAGTTATCCACGATGGTTGGCACAGTGTATCAGACGCCGGAGAACCAAATATTCTCCCTAATAGTTGAGGATGATGTGGCCTTCGGATTAGAGAACATGGCTGTTCCGCGTGATGAAATGGTGAAGCGAGTAGAGGATTCCCTGCGATTAGTCAATCTCTGGAGCAATCGCTCTCATCCAACCTTTCTACTAAGTGGCGGCCAAAAACAGAGATTAGCATTTGCAAATGCCCTGGCACTAAGGCCAAAGTTGCTCGTGCTAGATGAGCCGACCTCTCAATTAGACTCGGTGGGCACGGAGGAGGTTTTTGGCTTAATTAGGTCCCTTAATAAGGATCATAGGCTCACGGTGATAATGTCGGAGCATAAATTGGAGCGAGCGATCAATATGGTTGATAGGATAGTGGTTATGGATAATGGATCCATAATCATGGATGATGAGCCCCATAAAGTCCTTAAAGCAGGCATAGCCAAGTATGGACTCGAGGAGCCCCAAGTCACGCTTCTTCATAAGTCAATTCAGGGTAACTCCGAATTCATGCCGATAACCGTTGATGAATTCATTGAGGTAGATGGCCAGGCAGTAAAGCAATTGGATATCCATGACATCATGCATTCAAGCGGTGGCGAACCCAGGATAATAGTTGAGGATCTATTCTTTAGATATGAGAAAAATTCTGATTGGGTATTGAACGGCATTAATCTTATGGTTAAGAGCGGTGAATTCGTGAGCGTAATTGGGCCCAATGGCAGTGGAAAAAGCACATTAATGAATCTGATCAGCGGCATTTATAGACCACAGAGAGGTAAGATATTAGTGGCTGGTGTCGATGTTTCCAGGGCTCCCCGTAATCGCCTCGCCTCATTAGTGGGCTACGTGTTTCAAGATCCAGATTACATGTTGTTTAACTCCACGGTGGAGAACGAGATAAGGTTCACAATGAATACCGTTGGTATTAAGGATGAGTCCGTGTTCAATGATGTGGTAAGCATGTTTAAGTTAAATGGATTACTAAAGGAATCCCCTCACCGCTTATCCGTGGGTCAACGACGATTAGTTAGCCTTGCTGCTGTGCTAGTGGCGAGGCCGCTGGTCTTGATGCTGGATGAACCAACGAGGGGACTAGATTACGACACGGGGGAGACCATGATGAGTTACGTTAAGGAGCTTCAATCAAAGCTTGGCTTAACGGTGTTCATGGTTACCCATAACATGAAGCAAGTGGGTGAGTACAGCGATAAGGTGATAGTCATGAATGGGGGGAGAATAGTCATGGCTGACTCCGCCGAGAACGTATTCACGGAGGCGCTTAATCATAAGGAGTGGGCTGTCTCACCGCCTCAAGTATTTATGGTAAGCAAGCTACTGGGGCTTAAACCATTTGCTTCATTGCGTGCAGTAATGGGTGATGCAAAGTGA